From the genome of Bradyrhizobium elkanii USDA 76, one region includes:
- a CDS encoding DUF952 domain-containing protein, giving the protein MPMIYKITPASAWREAERQGVYRGSADDQRDGFIHFSTASQVAETARKHYHGQTGLFLVAVDADALGDALRWERSRNDELFPHLYGELDLGAVTEILDLRARSDGGHDVPELKP; this is encoded by the coding sequence GTGCCGATGATCTACAAAATCACCCCCGCTTCGGCTTGGCGCGAGGCCGAGCGGCAGGGCGTGTACCGGGGCAGTGCCGACGACCAACGCGACGGCTTCATCCATTTTTCCACCGCCTCCCAGGTGGCCGAGACCGCGCGCAAGCACTACCACGGGCAGACCGGCCTGTTCCTGGTCGCGGTCGATGCCGATGCGCTGGGCGATGCCCTGCGCTGGGAGCGGTCGCGCAATGACGAGCTGTTCCCGCATCTCTATGGCGAACTCGACCTCGGCGCGGTCACCGAGATCCTCGACCTGCGCGCGCGCTCCGACGGTGGCCACGACGTTCCGGAGCTCAAGCCGTGA
- a CDS encoding quinone-dependent dihydroorotate dehydrogenase, with the protein MIRAFDAFSLPLLRWFDPEDAHRMAIQGLKLLPPIRQRPDDPKLAVRAFGLNFPNPIGMAAGFDKSAEVPDALLRLGFGFVEIGSVTPKPQGGNPRPRLFRLERDEAVINRMGFNNDGAEAVLRRLAARASAGGIVGVNVGANKDSPDRAADYVKLIETFAPVASYFTVNVSSPNTPGLRNLQQSAALDDLLARVIDTRERVRKNAGDSPVLLKIAPDLSLAELDDVVHIARSRRVDGMIVANTTLARPSTLREENRAKEQGGLSGRPLFRLSTRMVAETYVRVEGAFPLIGVGGIDSGGAALTKIRAGASLIQLYSSLVYKGLGLVDDIKRDLSSTLLRTGRDSLSEIVGADAATITAEDWPVR; encoded by the coding sequence GTGATCCGTGCCTTCGACGCCTTCTCGCTGCCGCTGCTGCGCTGGTTCGATCCCGAGGATGCCCATCGCATGGCGATCCAAGGCCTGAAGCTGCTGCCGCCGATCCGGCAGCGGCCGGATGACCCCAAGCTCGCGGTGCGCGCCTTCGGACTCAACTTTCCAAACCCGATCGGCATGGCGGCGGGGTTCGACAAGAGCGCCGAGGTGCCCGACGCGCTGCTCCGGCTCGGCTTCGGCTTTGTCGAGATCGGCTCGGTCACGCCGAAGCCGCAAGGCGGCAACCCGCGGCCGCGGCTGTTTCGCCTCGAGCGCGACGAGGCCGTCATCAACCGCATGGGCTTCAACAATGACGGCGCGGAGGCCGTGCTGCGGCGGCTCGCCGCGCGTGCCAGCGCCGGCGGCATTGTCGGGGTCAATGTCGGGGCCAACAAGGATTCGCCCGACCGCGCCGCCGACTATGTGAAGCTGATCGAGACCTTTGCGCCGGTCGCGAGCTATTTCACCGTCAACGTCTCTTCGCCGAACACGCCCGGCTTGCGCAATCTGCAGCAATCGGCCGCGCTCGACGATTTGCTGGCGCGGGTCATCGACACCCGCGAGCGCGTGCGCAAGAACGCCGGCGACTCGCCGGTCCTGCTCAAGATCGCGCCGGACCTCAGCCTTGCCGAGCTCGACGACGTCGTGCACATCGCCCGCTCGCGGCGCGTCGACGGCATGATCGTCGCCAACACCACGCTGGCGCGGCCCTCGACCTTGCGCGAGGAGAATCGCGCCAAGGAGCAGGGCGGCCTGTCGGGCCGTCCGCTGTTCCGGCTGTCGACGCGGATGGTGGCCGAGACCTATGTCCGCGTCGAAGGCGCGTTTCCGCTGATCGGCGTCGGCGGCATCGATAGCGGCGGCGCCGCACTGACCAAGATCCGCGCCGGGGCCAGCCTGATCCAGCTCTATTCCTCGCTGGTCTACAAGGGCCTTGGCCTCGTCGACGACATCAAGCGCGATCTGTCCTCGACCCTGCTGCGCACCGGCCGCGACTCGCTGTCGGAAATCGTCGGCGCCGATGCGGCGACGATTACCGCCGAGGACTGGCCGGTGAGGTAG
- a CDS encoding MATE family efflux transporter, with product MHAPIHPKITTRQVFAIAGPAMVANLTTPLIGIVSTTAIGRLDDAALLGGVAMASVIFDCLFWLFAFLRMSTLAFTAQAQGAGEIKEYAAILVRGFIVAGLIGAALIALQVPLAAVTFQLMGGSEGVTRAAKSYFMIRIWSAPLALANYVILGWLVGQARANLALALQIVINLINMAATVLLVQVYGAGIAGAAIAAVLAETAGFAVGIVVAWRISQGGFAVPAATLFDRAKLMRMLAVNRDIMVRTAALIVVFLFFTAKGAREGDVTLAANSVLNNFLLVSAFFLDGLANAAQQLCGRAFGARDARGFSDSTRLVLLWGIGFALVVSVLFALFGPALINLMTTSDDVRRYARAFLPFVILAPLPGVFAFGFDGIYVGATWAREMRNLMLASLAIFLATWWALSSFGNTGLWIALLGFYVARGGLQGLRYPALLRKTFKTA from the coding sequence ATGCACGCACCCATCCACCCGAAGATCACGACGCGCCAGGTGTTCGCCATCGCCGGCCCCGCGATGGTCGCCAACCTGACTACGCCGCTGATCGGCATCGTCTCGACCACCGCGATCGGCCGCCTCGACGACGCCGCGCTGCTCGGCGGGGTGGCGATGGCCTCGGTGATCTTCGACTGCCTGTTCTGGCTGTTCGCCTTCCTGCGCATGAGCACGCTGGCCTTCACCGCGCAGGCGCAGGGCGCCGGCGAGATCAAGGAATATGCCGCGATCCTGGTGCGCGGCTTCATCGTCGCCGGCCTGATCGGCGCGGCGCTGATCGCGCTGCAGGTGCCGCTCGCCGCGGTCACGTTCCAGCTGATGGGCGGCAGCGAGGGCGTCACCCGCGCGGCCAAGAGCTATTTCATGATCCGGATCTGGTCGGCGCCGCTGGCGCTCGCCAATTACGTCATCCTGGGCTGGCTGGTCGGCCAGGCCCGCGCCAATCTGGCGCTAGCGCTGCAGATCGTGATCAATTTGATCAACATGGCCGCGACCGTGCTGCTGGTGCAGGTCTACGGCGCCGGCATTGCCGGTGCCGCGATCGCCGCCGTGCTCGCCGAGACCGCCGGTTTCGCCGTCGGCATCGTGGTGGCGTGGCGGATCTCGCAAGGCGGCTTTGCCGTTCCCGCGGCCACGCTGTTCGACCGCGCCAAGCTGATGCGCATGCTGGCGGTCAATCGCGACATCATGGTCCGCACCGCGGCGCTGATCGTCGTGTTCCTGTTTTTCACCGCCAAGGGCGCGCGCGAAGGCGACGTGACGCTGGCGGCGAATTCGGTGCTGAACAATTTCCTGCTGGTCAGCGCCTTCTTCCTCGACGGTCTCGCCAACGCCGCCCAGCAGCTGTGCGGCCGCGCCTTCGGCGCGCGCGACGCCCGCGGCTTTTCCGATTCGACCCGGCTGGTGCTGCTGTGGGGCATCGGCTTTGCGCTGGTCGTATCGGTGCTGTTCGCGCTGTTCGGACCGGCGCTGATCAATCTGATGACGACCAGCGACGACGTGCGCCGCTATGCGCGCGCGTTCCTGCCCTTCGTGATCCTGGCACCTCTGCCCGGCGTGTTCGCGTTCGGCTTCGACGGCATCTATGTCGGCGCCACCTGGGCACGCGAGATGCGCAATCTGATGCTGGCCTCGCTCGCGATCTTCCTCGCCACCTGGTGGGCGCTCAGCTCGTTTGGCAACACCGGACTGTGGATCGCGCTGCTCGGCTTCTACGTCGCACGCGGCGGCCTGCAAGGCCTGCGCTATCCGGCGCTGCTCAGGAAGACATTCAAGACGGCGTAA
- a CDS encoding MBL fold metallo-hydrolase: MQLRFVGCGDAFGSGGRFNTCFHVCGARSNFLIDCGASSLPTMKRLEIDRDAIDLILITHFHGDHFAGLPFFLLDAQFSRRTRPLVIAGPQGIETKLPAVMEVMFEHSSKTKQRFDLSVVTLAPRETRSFGEVTVTPYPVVHGESGGPFLAYRVGAEGRIISYSADTEWTDALIPAAQDADLFIAEAYMYEKTVKNHLSLKTLEAHLPAINAKRVVLTHMSDDVLGRIDDLPYTAASDGMVVEL, from the coding sequence ATGCAATTGCGATTTGTCGGCTGCGGCGATGCATTCGGCTCCGGCGGCCGCTTCAACACCTGTTTCCACGTCTGCGGCGCGCGCAGCAATTTTCTGATCGATTGCGGCGCCTCGTCGCTGCCGACGATGAAGCGGCTCGAGATCGACCGCGACGCAATCGACCTGATCCTGATCACGCATTTCCATGGCGATCATTTTGCCGGCCTGCCGTTCTTCCTGCTCGACGCGCAGTTCTCCCGTCGCACCCGGCCGCTGGTGATCGCGGGGCCGCAAGGCATCGAAACGAAACTGCCGGCGGTGATGGAGGTGATGTTCGAGCATTCCTCCAAAACCAAACAACGCTTCGATCTGTCCGTCGTCACGCTCGCGCCGCGCGAAACGCGCAGCTTCGGCGAGGTGACCGTGACGCCCTACCCTGTCGTGCATGGCGAATCCGGCGGGCCGTTCCTCGCCTACCGCGTCGGGGCGGAAGGCCGCATCATCAGCTACAGCGCCGACACCGAATGGACCGACGCGCTGATCCCGGCGGCGCAGGATGCCGACCTCTTCATCGCCGAAGCCTACATGTACGAAAAAACGGTCAAGAACCATCTCAGCCTGAAGACGCTGGAAGCGCATTTGCCCGCCATCAACGCCAAGCGCGTGGTGCTGACCCACATGAGCGACGACGTGCTCGGCCGCATCGATGACCTGCCCTACACGGCAGCGAGTGACGGCATGGTCGTGGAGCTCTGA
- a CDS encoding DUF6460 domain-containing protein, with protein MPDNIRDLPAGRSDGLYRFLGGSPLSVAFRLILLSILVGVVLAAIGLDPWNILTSIRRLFQSIWDFGFDAINWAWRYFLLGAVIVIPIWLLSRLFGAPRGR; from the coding sequence ATGCCAGACAATATCCGGGACTTGCCGGCCGGCCGGAGCGACGGCCTGTACCGCTTTCTCGGCGGATCGCCGCTCTCCGTGGCGTTCCGGTTGATTCTGCTGTCGATTCTGGTCGGTGTCGTGCTCGCCGCGATCGGCCTAGATCCATGGAACATCCTCACCAGCATCCGCCGGCTGTTCCAGAGCATCTGGGATTTCGGCTTCGACGCGATCAACTGGGCCTGGCGCTACTTCCTGCTCGGCGCTGTCATCGTGATTCCGATCTGGCTGTTGTCGCGGCTGTTCGGCGCGCCGCGCGGCCGCTGA
- a CDS encoding cisplatin damage response ATP-dependent DNA ligase, with protein sequence MNRFAELLDRLAYEPGRNNKIKLLVAYFRETEDPDRGYALAALTGALSFKHAKPGLIRDLITERADPVLFGYSYDYVGDLSETVALMWPKAGANYAESLLGHPSPQPSPARGEGAQPSCSPHGDVEGIDVSEGRIGGPAPSPLAGEGWGEGYRGRDSSEILRSHNNPPPPTLTDVVTTLRTLGKAELPAQLARWLDELDETGRWALLKLVTGAMRIGISARLAKTAAAALGDKDPHGIELLWPGLSPPYLDLFAWLEGRGDKPVNRDPAPFRPVMLAHAIEDSDFANLAAADFSAEWKWDGIRVQAVSGRDARGHVQARLYSRTGEDITGSFPDLVPSLHLPGAIDGELLVLRDGRVQTFNVLQQRLNRKVVSPKLIKEFPIHLRAYDLLGDDENDLRELPFTERRAHLEAFVAKLNDPRIDLSPTVPFASWEQLAAARADPKSAGAGNDADAVEGVMLKRRDASYLPGRPKGPWWKWKRDPHIIDAVLMYAQRGHGKRSSYYSDYTFGVWTRGDAGDELVPVGKAYFGFTDEELLQIDRFVRRNTTEKFGPVRHVVHEPDQGLVLEVAFEGLQRSPRHKSGVAMRFPRISRLRWDKPPREADRLETLERMLISMTGS encoded by the coding sequence ATGAACCGCTTTGCCGAGCTGCTCGACCGCCTCGCCTACGAGCCCGGCCGCAACAACAAGATCAAGCTGCTGGTCGCCTATTTCCGCGAGACCGAGGACCCCGACCGCGGCTACGCGCTGGCGGCGCTGACCGGCGCGCTGTCGTTCAAGCACGCCAAGCCTGGGCTGATCCGCGACCTGATCACCGAACGCGCCGACCCGGTGCTGTTCGGCTATTCCTATGACTATGTCGGCGACCTCTCGGAGACGGTCGCGCTGATGTGGCCGAAGGCTGGAGCAAATTACGCCGAGTCGTTGCTGGGCCACCCCTCTCCCCAGCCCTCCCCCGCAAGGGGGGAGGGAGCCCAACCGTCCTGCTCACCTCACGGCGATGTTGAAGGAATTGACGTCAGTGAGGGACGCATCGGTGGGCCGGCTCCCTCCCCCCTTGCGGGGGAGGGCTGGGGAGAGGGGTACCGCGGGCGAGATAGCAGTGAGATTCTCCGCAGCCACAACAACCCGCCTCCACCAACGCTCACCGACGTCGTCACCACATTGCGCACGCTCGGCAAGGCCGAGCTGCCGGCGCAGCTGGCGCGCTGGCTGGACGAGCTCGACGAGACCGGGCGCTGGGCGCTCTTGAAGCTCGTCACCGGCGCGATGCGGATCGGGATCTCGGCGCGGCTGGCGAAGACCGCGGCGGCGGCGCTCGGCGACAAGGACCCGCACGGGATCGAGCTGCTGTGGCCGGGCCTGTCGCCGCCCTATCTCGACCTGTTCGCCTGGCTCGAGGGCCGCGGCGACAAACCGGTCAACCGCGACCCGGCGCCGTTCCGCCCGGTGATGCTGGCGCATGCGATCGAGGATAGCGATTTCGCCAATCTCGCCGCCGCCGATTTCAGCGCGGAATGGAAATGGGACGGCATCCGGGTGCAGGCGGTGTCCGGCCGCGATGCGCGCGGCCACGTCCAGGCGCGGCTCTATTCACGCACCGGCGAGGACATCACCGGCAGCTTTCCGGATCTCGTGCCGTCGCTGCATCTGCCCGGCGCGATCGACGGGGAATTGCTGGTGCTGCGCGACGGCCGCGTGCAGACATTCAACGTGTTGCAGCAGCGGCTGAACCGCAAGGTCGTTTCGCCGAAGCTGATCAAGGAGTTTCCGATCCACCTGCGCGCCTACGACCTGCTCGGCGACGACGAGAACGATTTGCGCGAGCTGCCCTTCACCGAACGCCGCGCGCATCTCGAAGCCTTCGTCGCCAAGCTGAACGATCCGCGCATCGATCTGTCGCCAACCGTCCCGTTCGCGAGCTGGGAACAGCTGGCCGCGGCGCGCGCCGATCCCAAGAGCGCCGGTGCCGGCAACGATGCCGACGCGGTCGAAGGCGTGATGCTGAAGCGGCGCGACGCGTCCTATCTGCCCGGACGGCCGAAAGGTCCGTGGTGGAAGTGGAAGCGTGATCCGCACATCATCGACGCCGTCTTGATGTATGCCCAGCGCGGCCACGGCAAGCGCTCGTCCTATTACTCCGACTATACGTTCGGCGTCTGGACCCGCGGCGATGCCGGCGACGAGCTGGTGCCGGTCGGCAAGGCCTATTTCGGCTTCACCGACGAGGAGCTGTTGCAGATCGACCGCTTCGTCCGCCGCAACACCACCGAGAAGTTCGGCCCGGTCCGCCATGTCGTGCACGAGCCGGATCAGGGGCTGGTGCTGGAGGTCGCGTTCGAGGGCTTGCAGCGCTCGCCGCGTCACAAGTCCGGCGTCGCAATGCGCTTCCCCCGGATCAGCCGCCTGCGCTGGGACAAGCCGCCGCGCGAAGCGGACCGGCTGGAGACGCTTGAACGGATGTTAATCTCCATGACAGGAAGTTAA
- a CDS encoding ligase-associated DNA damage response exonuclease, whose protein sequence is MRPQDILMPVPAGLCCKPGGFHIDPVRPVERALITHGHSDHARAGHGAVLATQETLDMMRLRYGENFAGSVQAIAYGEEIRLGDATVTFHPAGHVLGSAQISVTCKDTRIVASGDYKDARDPTCSPFELVPCDVFISEATFGLPVFRHGDAAGEVNRLLASVKLFPERAHLVGAYSLGKAQRVIALLREAGYDAPIYLHGAMEKITYYYQERGIPLGELRPARGMKKAELAGTITLAPPSATSDVWTRRFPDPVTAFASGWMRVRARARQGGVELPLVISDHADWDGLTATIAATGAGEIWVTHGQEDALVHWCRTKGFAARPLDLVGYGDEDEGETAALTGEAEPAGEAQPVGETKKP, encoded by the coding sequence ATGCGCCCGCAAGACATCCTGATGCCCGTCCCGGCCGGGCTTTGCTGCAAGCCCGGCGGCTTCCACATCGATCCTGTCAGGCCGGTCGAGCGGGCGCTGATCACCCATGGCCATTCCGACCATGCGCGGGCAGGCCATGGCGCTGTGCTCGCGACCCAGGAAACGCTCGACATGATGCGGCTGCGCTATGGCGAGAATTTCGCCGGCTCTGTGCAGGCGATCGCGTACGGCGAGGAGATCAGGCTCGGCGACGCCACGGTGACGTTTCATCCCGCCGGTCACGTATTGGGCTCCGCCCAGATATCGGTCACCTGCAAGGACACCCGCATCGTCGCCTCCGGCGACTACAAGGATGCGCGCGACCCGACCTGCTCGCCGTTCGAGCTGGTGCCGTGCGACGTCTTCATATCAGAGGCGACGTTTGGATTGCCGGTGTTCCGCCATGGCGATGCCGCCGGCGAAGTGAACAGGCTGCTGGCGTCGGTCAAATTGTTTCCGGAGCGCGCGCATCTGGTCGGCGCCTACTCGCTCGGCAAGGCGCAGCGCGTGATCGCGCTGCTGCGCGAGGCCGGCTACGACGCGCCGATCTACCTGCATGGCGCGATGGAGAAGATCACCTATTACTATCAGGAGCGCGGCATTCCGCTCGGCGAGCTCCGGCCGGCGCGCGGCATGAAGAAAGCCGAGCTTGCCGGCACCATCACGCTGGCGCCGCCAAGCGCGACATCCGATGTCTGGACGCGCCGCTTCCCCGATCCGGTCACCGCATTCGCCTCGGGCTGGATGCGCGTGCGCGCCCGAGCCCGGCAAGGCGGCGTCGAGCTGCCGCTGGTGATATCGGATCATGCCGACTGGGACGGGCTGACGGCGACGATCGCCGCCACTGGTGCCGGCGAGATCTGGGTCACCCACGGCCAGGAAGATGCGCTGGTGCATTGGTGCAGGACCAAGGGCTTTGCCGCGCGGCCGCTCGATCTGGTCGGCTATGGCGACGAGGACGAAGGCGAGACGGCCGCACTGACCGGCGAGGCGGAGCCCGCCGGCGAGGCCCAGCCCGTCGGCGAGACCAAGAAGCCATGA
- a CDS encoding class I SAM-dependent DNA methyltransferase, protein MAPRLFLSSGDLVADRRYEFARDLQLKGDLPAAAELLEQAIELVPKFPSAWYTLGKIRLELGQREAAIAAFRDARDADPEDRHGAGLHLMQLGVEAVSAMPPGYVQTLFDQYAPRFEAALVGDLGYRGPALLFKAVLSVRAGAKQPAFFKRAIDLGCGTGLAAGAFARHVDRFIGIDLSPRMIDKAHATGLYAELEVDDMLKAISARREASAELILAADAMVYVADLAPVLAEANRVLVAGGVLAFTTETHDGEDVIIGEGLRYAHSAAYVRASVAAAGLTLALLDDLSARNEDNIPAPGLVAVAVKA, encoded by the coding sequence ATGGCCCCCCGCCTGTTTCTGTCCTCCGGCGACCTCGTCGCCGACCGCCGCTACGAGTTCGCGCGCGACCTGCAATTGAAGGGCGATCTGCCGGCTGCCGCCGAGCTGCTCGAACAGGCGATCGAGCTGGTGCCGAAATTCCCGTCGGCCTGGTACACGCTGGGCAAGATCCGCCTGGAGCTCGGCCAGCGCGAGGCCGCGATCGCAGCGTTCCGCGACGCGCGCGACGCCGATCCCGAAGACCGTCATGGCGCCGGCCTGCACCTGATGCAGCTCGGCGTCGAGGCCGTCAGCGCGATGCCGCCGGGCTATGTCCAGACGCTGTTCGATCAATATGCGCCGCGCTTCGAGGCCGCGCTGGTCGGCGATCTCGGCTATCGCGGCCCGGCGCTGCTGTTCAAGGCGGTGCTGTCGGTGCGCGCGGGCGCAAAGCAGCCGGCCTTCTTCAAGCGTGCGATCGATCTCGGCTGCGGCACCGGGCTGGCGGCCGGCGCGTTCGCCCGGCATGTCGATCGCTTCATCGGCATCGACCTGTCGCCGCGCATGATCGACAAGGCGCACGCCACCGGGCTCTATGCCGAGCTCGAGGTCGACGATATGTTGAAGGCCATCTCGGCCAGGCGCGAGGCCAGCGCCGAACTGATCCTGGCCGCGGATGCAATGGTCTATGTCGCCGATCTCGCGCCGGTGCTCGCCGAGGCCAACCGTGTGCTGGTGGCGGGCGGCGTGCTCGCCTTCACGACCGAGACCCATGACGGCGAAGACGTCATCATCGGCGAGGGACTGCGCTACGCGCACAGCGCAGCTTACGTACGTGCCTCCGTTGCTGCCGCGGGGCTGACGCTGGCCCTGCTCGACGATCTCTCGGCGCGTAATGAAGACAATATCCCGGCACCCGGACTCGTCGCCGTCGCGGTCAAGGCGTGA
- a CDS encoding ABC transporter substrate-binding protein: MKKHTRREFGATALSVIAASVLPAPFVRAADKKYDPGASDTEIKLGQTVPHSGPGSLYGVLGRVGEAYFQMLNDKGGINGRKVKFLTMDDAYSAPKCVEATRRLVEQEEVLALYGSLGTAPQTSVHKYLNSKGVPQLLLNTGASKWNDPKNFKWTMAGLPLYPTEARILAKHVVSVKPNAKVGILYQNDDFGRDFLGPFKKVLADAGGKAQVIMEQTYDLTDPTVDSQLINLSKSGADVFYNITTGKATSQSIRKVTELGWKPLQLLSAGSTGRSILSAAGLENAKDIVAIRYNKEVGVPRYEKDPDVVAFEELRKKYLPNIDPDNTIAFAGYGQAATMGEILRRCGDDLTRANVLKHATTLAGFHSPYFLEGINYSYTPDDYTPMKTLYVSIFNGRDWELSGEPMTE, from the coding sequence ATGAAAAAACATACACGGCGCGAGTTTGGCGCCACTGCATTGTCCGTGATCGCCGCGTCCGTGCTGCCTGCGCCCTTCGTCCGGGCCGCCGACAAAAAGTACGATCCGGGTGCGAGCGATACCGAGATCAAGCTTGGCCAGACCGTGCCGCATTCCGGCCCCGGCTCGCTTTATGGTGTGCTGGGGCGCGTCGGCGAAGCCTATTTCCAGATGCTGAACGACAAGGGCGGCATCAACGGCCGCAAGGTGAAATTCCTCACCATGGACGATGCCTACAGCGCGCCGAAATGCGTCGAGGCGACGCGCCGCCTGGTCGAGCAGGAGGAGGTGCTGGCGCTCTATGGTTCGCTCGGCACCGCGCCGCAGACCTCCGTGCACAAATACCTCAATTCCAAGGGCGTTCCCCAATTGCTGTTGAACACCGGCGCCTCGAAGTGGAACGACCCGAAGAATTTCAAATGGACCATGGCGGGCCTGCCGCTCTATCCGACCGAGGCGCGCATCCTCGCCAAGCACGTCGTCAGCGTGAAGCCGAACGCCAAGGTCGGCATCCTCTACCAGAACGATGATTTCGGTCGCGACTTCCTGGGGCCGTTCAAGAAGGTGCTGGCCGATGCCGGCGGCAAGGCACAGGTGATCATGGAGCAGACCTATGATCTCACCGATCCGACGGTCGATTCGCAGCTCATCAATCTCTCGAAGTCGGGCGCCGACGTCTTCTACAACATCACCACCGGCAAGGCGACGTCGCAGTCGATCCGCAAGGTCACCGAGCTCGGCTGGAAGCCGCTGCAATTGCTGTCGGCGGGCTCGACCGGTCGCTCGATCCTGAGTGCCGCGGGCCTCGAGAACGCCAAGGACATCGTCGCGATCCGCTACAACAAGGAAGTCGGCGTGCCGCGCTACGAGAAGGATCCGGATGTGGTCGCGTTCGAGGAACTGCGCAAGAAGTACCTGCCGAACATCGACCCCGACAACACCATCGCCTTCGCCGGCTACGGGCAGGCGGCGACGATGGGCGAAATCCTGCGCCGCTGCGGCGACGACCTGACCCGCGCCAACGTGCTGAAGCACGCCACCACGCTCGCCGGTTTCCACTCGCCCTATTTCCTTGAAGGCATCAATTACAGCTACACGCCCGACGACTACACGCCGATGAAGACGCTCTATGTCTCGATCTTCAACGGCAGGGATTGGGAGCTCTCCGGCGAGCCGATGACGGAGTAG